TAGCAAAATTATATGATCACTATGGCTGATTTTGAACTTCTTAATGGACTTGTAGCAAATGTTTTTCACCGTGATCTAAAgccaaaaaacattttagcaaaTGCTGACTGCAAACTGAAGATTTGCGACTTTGGTCTTGCCAGAGTGGCTTTCAATGATACTCCAACTGCTATTTTCTGGACAGTATGAATCTTTTTCCCTGAAACTATCACCTTCAATTGAGCATAGCTCTCTTTCTCAGTTCATCTCGTCACCTCTTAATGTTTGTTTGCTTGCAGGATTATGTTGCAACCAGGTGGTATAGGGCTCCTGAGTTGTGTGGATCCTTTTTTTCCAAGGTGCAATATATGTTATGACTTATGACTATTATTTAAGATCATTGGTCAATTTTATCCAAGATGATTTACCCCTGCTTGATATGATTTACTAAgttaaaaagatttattttaaatgatgaatgtttcaaatagaaattttaaattttaactttactaaATAATATATGTACAACCACTTTTTCTCACTTAAGTAGGTTGGCCACATAGATCAACAGGAATCAGTGCCTATCATTGTTTGTTTCATAGTTTAAAGCAGTAGCCAGTAAGTTGATCCCGTCTATGAAATGAAGATGGACAATGTTTCTATGCTTCTGTGTACCATAATGATTTATTATCTTATCCCGGACCTGGACTTGGTAAACATATTTGGTCATAAACTTTTGTTTTTCAGTATACACCAGCTATAGACATATGGAGCATTGGCTGCATTTTTGCAGAACTTTTGACGGGAAAACCTCTTTTCCCTGGGAAGAATGTTGTCCATCAACTAGACCTTATGACTGATCTTCTTGGAACTCCATCTCTTGAAGCCATTGCTAGGGTCTGTTGTTCAGTTTCCCTTCCTTTTGGCAATTTTGTTTGTTCTATTTTGTTACTCAATGCAACCTTGGTATTACACTAAAAGGTACGAAATGAGAAAGCTCGGAGATATTTGAGCAGCATGCGAAAGAAGAAGCCTGTTCCTCTCTCGCAGAAGTTTCCTAATGCAGACCCCCTTGCTCTTCGTTTGTTAGAAAAAATGTTGGCATTTGAGCCTAAGGATCGGCCTACTGCTGAAGAGGTTAGATCTTGATGTCCATCTATCTGTAGTTCACATTCTCTGTTATATCTGGTTATTAGGTTATCATGTGTATAATAATGTCAGGCTCTAGCGGATCCATATTTTAAAGGCCTGGCCAAGGTTGAGAGAGAACCATCTGCTCAGCCAGTTACCAAGATGGAGTTTGAATTTGAGAGACGCCGGATAACAAAGGAAGATGTACGAGAGCTTATATACCGAGAGATTCTGGAGTATCATCCAAAGATGTTGAAGGAATTTCTAGAGGGATCAGAGCCAACAGGTTTCATGTATCCAAGGTATTGTCTAAATCTCTATCCAAATTTCTGTTTTGCACCTCATTAGCACTTCATGAACAACACATTTGGGGGTTGGTCTCACTTGATATTGTTGCCTAACAGTTCATAAATTTGGACACTTGTCGGTtttacaattttcatttttgctcATTAAGGAGCCTATGTTTACAATACCTTTTTAGTTAGATTTAAGTCATGTAACTCCTATATTCAGAATAGAGTTATGgctaaaattatcaaatttattgAAGTACAAAAGAAAATGCTATGACAAACTTCCAACAAATACTAACAAAACAACCTCCATTGCTTTTTCTCTTAAGGTTAAAAGCCACATGCCCACTTGGTtttcaaatttcatattaaGTTCATAGATATATGAAAATAACTGATATATGGATACTTACTATTTGGCATGTCTtgctaattttcttctttttcttaaaaaaataaattacatcatATGTTTGTTGAGATGCAATTTTAACTGCAAATTCATCATTTATGGGAttgtaaatttgtgattttcaagcatatttaattttagttgatgTATTTTAGAATTGCCTAGTTTTGTTACTCTAATTTCTGTTAGGTGTAACATtagcttgtttttcttttccaaatTGTATTTTGAATAGTGCTGTGGACCACTTCAAGAAACAATTTGCATATCTTGAGGAGCATTACGGCAAAGGGGGGACTGTTACTCCCCCTGAGAGGCAACATGCATCATTACCAAGGTATCCTAATTTCTGTTactattttttgaaattgttcctttcttctttttccattgTTCTTTTATATTGTCAAATTCCAATATAGAATAACCCCTTTATTTGCTTTGGAATTGCCAACTTCGCTGATTTGTTGCTGTACATGCAGACCTTGTGTATTGTATTCAGACCACTCAATGCAGAATACATCTGAGGTTGCAGATGACCTAtccaaatgttgcatcaaagaAGTTGAGAAACAACCCATAGATAGCAGTAGTGCCATCCCTATGTCTCGACTTCCTTTacaagcaccccaaaatattcAAGGTGTGATGATTGACTTTAGTATACATTTTGCCCCTTCTCTGTCTCCCGTTTGTTCTTCCTATCTATGTTACACACATGGCTGACATTATCTGATAAAGAGTGTTGTGCCGTCCTGAAGcttgtttcattttaattcaTCTCTTTTTAATCTTTGCAAACATGTACTTCTTTCTTCAGCCACATGGTGGAATTTTGTGTGAATGGCTGATAGCTACAAGTCTGTATAGAAGAAATGCTTAAATAGAGCTGtggaattcttttattttattttattttttatgttttttgtaatCATATTCTTTATTCTAGCTGCACCTTAATGTATCCATATACATGCACATAATTCACAAGATTTGGCTACAAAATGTCTGGCAGAATATAAATACTGTTAttcccaaaaaagaaaaaaaactggcTTATAGAATATGGTAATATTACATATAGATTTAACTtggtataatataatttttcatcctACAGATTTAAAGTACCATGATGCTATTATCATCCAATGTACATTTGTGGTTCCCTTTCTGTAGGTGTTGCTGCAAGGCCCGGAAAGGTTGTGGGTTCAGTAATGCGTTACAACAACTGTGGGGTAGCCGGGACGGCCGAGGCTGAACAGCGTCGGGTGGTCAGGAATCCATCTGTTTCAGCTCAGTACGCAGCATCGAGCTGTTCATATCCTAGGAGAAACTCAGGCTATAAAAGTGAGAGGGGGACAGAGGAGGGTGGGATTGAAGGTTCAAATGGACTGCAGCCAAAGCCTCAATACATGGCAAGAAAAGTGGCTGCTGCTCAAGCTGGACCTGGTGGTCAGTGGTATTGATAATGAATTATATTGAATCTATGTGGCCAACGAGAGCCTTGTGTTGTGCCATGAAACTCTGATAATACCCGAGTTTCTCGTGCTATGCCTAATGTTGATCATCTGAACTGAAATTTCACATTTGAAGTAACAAACAAAGGGGAAAGCTTAAGGGACTCAAAGTCCTAATGTTGAAGTATCTAGGGGATGATTTCTAATTCACACAATTTGCATGGTCAAATTTGAAAGGGTTCTCATGATCCAATTGATGATTTTCTTGCACTCTAATTTGCTAATAAAAGAGTACACGAAAGATCTGAAAAACCATGAACTTGAAGGCAGACCGGTTGCTTCATTGCATAATTGAAGTTGTTACTTTTACCCTAGTATTATTTGGGTACCAATACCAAGATAAtgtattttcttctttaaaaaaaaaaaaaaacttatagccAAACTGCCAAAGTCATATTCTCTCGTCTCTTTCTCTATGGGGGTATCTTTGGTGTTAGTAACTTAATTAGGTGCAACAAAAGAAACGAAGTGTTGGTCCCCAATGAATGTTAACTCCTTGTTTCACAGGTTTGCTTACCGAATTCCACGTGTGCAGTCTGATATTTCCCTGCAAGTATTTTCCTCAGCCTATGAAAATCACAAGTGCTTGTCGTATCTTATTATGGGTGAACGTGGGTACACACTTTTATGTCGTTACACAGAAAACAACACACTAATTCATTCAAGAGATAAGGAGGCGGTTTTCTATGCAGGTCCTATTTGGGGGATGGAGGGGCTCAGTTCCTCTGTCATTCAGACTTTAGCATACAAATGCAGCAAACTCGTTGCCCACATCATCAGATGGCACTTTAACTCATCAGTCTCATTCATGACATCTTTTTTAGATCACGCCCTTTATTCGCCAAGAAGTCTTAAACCAAGACAAGAACAGTAATAGAACAAGTAAGAGCATGTTTGGTTTATCATCTAACTTGTGTATGAATTTTGAGACAAAATCACAGTTCAATGGAAATTGAATGTAAAAGGGGTTTtagatgttttttattttgccaCTTTTAATGATAAATCAAACGTGTACTAAACCATTCATTTTGTTCGTTGCCCATTAGCAAGCAATGGATAATTTTCATGAGTAGAAGTAATGTTCAAGTTCAAAACATTCACACCTTGACTGGTCTAGTGACATTGTTTTCCAACTATAATAAAGGTTTTCCATACTGTAATTCAATAAGATTGTTGAATTttagtataattatttaaaaagttgtgTTCAAGATGGTTTCTAACTAATTGATGACATAAAATCTTTGACCCAGTATGTCATTatcaaaatcactttttttcccTCCGTTTCTTCTGTTGTGTAGTATCATCTAATGAAGTGAGATTTACTGATGTATATAGGAGAAGGAGTTAGTAGTTTTTCATAACACAGTGAATCAATATTTCTAAGAAATAAAATCTAACGAAGTGATTTTTCTATCGAACAGTATTGCATGTAAAGAAGGGCATTTCTAAGAAATAGTAAAAACCTAACGaatagatttttcttttcattcagaAACAACACATGTTTAGAAGCAAGATTCCAAAACCTTAGTCAACAACAAGAGTGAGTTAGTACGCCAGAATAGCGTTCTGAGTATAAATATCAAGTTGTAGAAAGTATagtcttaattatattttttttactaaacctGTTCTCATTTCATCAATCTATCTCAATTCTCATGTGGACGAGCAGTAGTATTTACAGCGAGTGTTCCATGCTCCGCAGGCTCCTCTGCACTTCTCTTCCCCGTCTTCCACTAAAACCACAATCTTCCTCCTTAACCATTCTCAACTCCTCACTCACccaaaatcaaaaacaaaaacagaaacccTTATCTTCCCACACCATCAAATCCTTCTCCACTTCCAAAATGGGGGACGCGCCAAGACCCTTATCCGTTCCAATCCCCACTTTGGAAAAAGCAGAACGCTCCGACCTTCTCCGCGCCCTAGAAGCTTCCATGGGTTCCCCTTTCAGCTCGGAGCCTCTCTCCCCAAACCCTAACTCTCTCATCATCGTCATCAGCGGTCCCAGCGGCGTCGGCAAGGACGCCCTCATCTCGCGCCTCCGCGACAACTCCCGCCTCGCCCTCCACTTCGTCGTCACCGTCACCACCCGCCCCCGCCGCCCCGCCGAGGTCGACGGGAAAGACTACATCTTCGTATCCAAGGAAGAGTTTCTCGGGATGGTGGAGCGGGAGGAGCTGCTGGAGTATGCACTGGTCTACGGTGACTACAAGGGGGTCCCGAAGCAGCAGATTCGGGAGTGTCTCGCGAAGGGCTGCGACGTCGTTCTGAGGGTGGATATTCAGGGGGCTGCCACGCTGAAGAAGGTGCTCGGGAAGTCGGcggtgtttgtgtttgtggcGGCGGAGAGCGAGATGGCGTTGGTAGAGAGGCTCGTGGACCGGAAGACGGAGACCGTGGAGTCGTTGTTGGTGAGGATTGGTACTGCCAGGGAGGAGATGAAGCATGTTAAGAATTTTGATTATGTTGTGGTCAATGCTAAAGGGAAGCTTGATAATGCGGTCAAGTTGATGGAGTCTATTATTGATGCTGAGAAAGCTAGGGTTTCTCAGAGGACTCCTCTTTTGTAACAGACATGCACATGGTATAcctgatttatttttatctttttctgagTATGCAATTGAGGATTTGTGTTTTATGTGAAATTTCCGTGCTCAGTAGAATGAATTTGTTTGCACTTGACTGAATGAAATTGTCATGTGTGTTTCACTGTGGAAAGGATTGGTGTTTCTGAGGAAATGGCAGCTGCCCCCCCATTGACAATGAATTGAATCAAAGGATATATTCAAACCAATGTTTATTATGTTCTAAGTTCTCCGCAAAACTCAAAATATCTCAAGTAAGCAAAAGCATCTAAAGAGGGATATCCACACAACATATGAAGTAGCTGTTTGTTTCATTTGGTAGTAGTTATCCATACAACGTACTGACAAAATTCAGTATTTTGCATGGACTATGTACTTGAGTGATATCAGCTCTTTGCAATGCTTCATTGAGATGTGCCCAAAGGTATTTGATAGTGAAATTTGGAAAACAAAAAGGTATTAGGTACGTACTTCTGTGAGCATGTGTACCTGGTAAAGTTAGATAGTTGACAGGCTTAGATTAAAATTGGGGGCCTGCTACATACTCTAAAATTGGATTGATATAAGTTGCACATAGTTTTTGAATGGAGAAGGTCACTACATTAAATGTCAGAAACACATTTTGCACTGTGAAATGTTGACATTATGAATTCAAAGTTGAGATTGTCTCAGTTCATAGTGTGAGATTCTTTTTATTATGGAGATGCATGCTATACAGGGGTGAGTTTATTTTTGCTGGACCTGCTTATTCTTGATTATAAATAACAGTATttgctatatttatttatttactttaataaaatgatttttttccttacaattttttattatgtgttGATATTGATTGTGGTACATCAAATATGACATGTGGCAGTATGCTGTAGCTCCTTGTACTATAAAGAACTTACTTATATGcttaatcattaatattttttgaattgctatttcctttattttctgGGCTAACATAAGTCACTTGAACCTTGTGTTTCTGGTACTTGTAACCAAAGATAAGCACCAATACTTTAAAATAGTAGCAAAATCTGTGCCAGTATTGATGTTGGACACTTCACAGATACTTGGTACTCCTAGTTTTGTTTTACAGTTTTTTCAGTTCTAGTTTTTGAACTTTTATATCAATATAGGCAAGACTTCAACAATAATTGGACAAATGatagtattttattatgtttacaATGATTTATGCTAACTGATAAAACATCTTTTATCTCTTTTGATTTAATATTTgagtttttaattgaattttaactatttttatttattgtatagTTGTACCTGTCCTGTAATTTTAAGAATTGCCATATTTCAGTGTCAGCATCATGTTGTATCTGTGCTTTCTAACTTGTAACGTGCATGACATAACTGACTGTATTGTTAATATTGCCTTTTCCCTGTAGGTTTTATGATGGATGATAAACTGAGTTGGTGATTTTTACTTGTGAGCTTTGCTTGCCTCTGACGAGCTTGATGCTCATTTCCTACAACTGGTGTCATGTCATCATGGGAAGACATGTTGGGGGTTATGCTTGTGGTGATTCTTCCAATACTGCCTTAAATGAAGTACAAGTTCTTGGTGAATAGAAATTCTAATTACAATGTCtaatatcatttgtttattttattcggTGATCTGGTTTGAAATAGTTATCTAGGAAGCATATTGAATTTAGTGGATGAAACAGTGAACTGAATTGACACATATAGCCTTGATACCTGGTGTAATCCTTCTTATGAACTGATTCAAAAAGCCAGTGGCTCAAACTTAATCACAATAGGTTTTTATGCATATATACTGGGTTCTACTTTTCCTTTCTCTCTCCTCTCATTCACTCTTTGGTTAAACTGCAATATTTAGATATGCTTGAAGAACAGATAGGaatgaatcaatttttataCTTGTTCAGTTGTTCTAATTCAATAAAGAAGGTGgaaaataaggttttttttttttgatcagccaaaataagtatatatatattagcaaagtaccagaggtactagaaTTACAAGCTAAGATTCTAGTCTAGTTCAGCACCATAACAATTTGGTTGCAGACCAGAATAAGTTTCATATTATAGACTAATACAATTATTGAACCTAGATTCAAATCCTCATCTGCGGAAGAATCCTTCAGATAGGTGGAAAATAAGGTTATAAATTATTTCCAtcttttctttgtatatttACAATTAGAGTTTGTGAACAATGAAATAAAGATCCTAGTCGCTCTTATGTCACATTTGTTATTACCtcttcagtttaatattttagtggCATAATTTTGCTCTCATCTTATCCGTGAATTACACGAGTCATATATGATTTGGGTTGAAGATCCAATCCTTATTTTTTCGTTTACTGACATGGATTTGATGTAATGTATTTTTGAAGTTACTTAAAGAATGTTgctgtttttattattatttttcctcgcCGTTTACCCTTTTTTAAGAAGTTTTTGCCGTGGAAGTCATGACTTCATATCAAATTGAAATGGTAGAagataaattgttaaaatttgGGTTATTAGAGGAATGAATGGATCTAAAACATTGCTCAAGCATGTGAGTCTTCTCCAGAATCTCCTCATATTCGAAATTAGGAATCTCCTCCAAATGATGGAAGAGGGCAAATTTGACTTGGCGATTTGGCTGAGCTTCCTAGACCCTGCAGTGTCTGCGTGTCGTGTAGTTACCTACTTCCCTCTccatattcaccaaaaaaaaagattaaattcatATATCATGATGAAATGATGGTTACatcctaattttaaaaaactgtaGCTGAGAGATATCTCATTTCATATTCCTAACGTATTGAATAAATGAGGGTTATTGCAACTTCTACAAAAAGTTCTTCTGGTTTTTAGCATCGCCCTTGTATGGTGCAAAGGTTATTTGTCTTGACAGAAGTTTTCGTGTACTCTGGTCATTGAAACCGTATTGTTCGCAATGATGTGTCAATATGGGTTCACTATGGACCCAAATTGTTTGCTGCAGGAGCAGACCCAgaagtttaatttttcttataaatttttcacatatataacaataagaaatttaatacatataattgattttttttttagtagaagAAAAACTTCCTTTCTCTAATTGTAGGTAATTTAAATCCGTTTACTATTGTGGCAAATGTATTGAACATGaaggaaaatttaaatattgttcTAGTCATtgtggttttttttaattttttattttaatctttatacttTATTCGTTTGTTTTGAATTcctataatttcaaaattaggtCCGTGGTGCAAAAACCAAAATCCAAATTGTATGCACGATGCTAATTTCTAGTGATTTTAAAAATCATccgatcaatttttattttatagaaaatcaaatttaaacttttaaggTATAACtactaactatttttttaatcaaatattgaAACTAAATGCATTTAAAtcgtaataaaaaagaaaaactacacACATATTGATAAAGAACTTAATGTCTATGCAAtgtgtaaaactttttacagtcggtatataacttttttgtcatttataaaactttaaattttaggaaatagtagtttttttaaaagtttatcagaaagttaaaaaaaacttgtgaaaTAAGTTGGatgagaaaatttaaataataataaaataattattaaaacaaaattgtaacaGTAGCATGACGAGAGGTTATTCTTGCCATCGAAATTGTAGacgaaaaaaatatcatttttcaaaaatataaaaaataattaaattttaaaaaaaagagaaaattaaaatatattttatacagtaattgaaataataaattaaaatggaataaaaattgaaacagaGCAGAAGAGAAAGGAGCAACACATACTAGATAGCTCATCCCCtttgcatataaataaataaaaatatctccATTAACTTAAGCTTGTAGCATATATCGCTGCTCTGTTTTACGTGTACGCGTAAAATAAAACCAAGATATTCCACAAGCATAAACTTATGGCCTGGGTTCTTTTAAGGAACCCAAAGAATCTAGATTTGATTATTGTGAGgtccttaattattttctctttttttttttttttgctttcttcttagGCCTCCCTTTTCTGCTTCactttcttttacttttccCTTTTCGCCTACGCTTTCTGGGACctaaaaacgaaaatgaaagaCATGACAAAGACCTTAATTTGTTACAGAACAGCAGATTGTTCCTCACATGGACTCATTGCATTTATACTGTGCTATctctatctctttcttttttatcatggaataaaattaaaatcaatagtCAAATTCGTACATGAAAGCATGaaatactaataaattaattcttcaaaagctaaaaatttaaatttagtctcttcatgcataaaaaatatgacaaattaatcatgccgacaatttaataataaattggtCTTTAAACTTTGTAACTTAATATCAAATTGgtcataaaaaatttcaacttattatcaaattaatcattaaacaTTACAACTTAAATGGTTTCACAAATTTAACGACTAACTTGTTGCACAATGAggaactaaattatatttttaatctttcaagGATCAATTTGTCATCGCATTACTTTAGAGGACAAATTTGACTATTAACCcgtaaaataacatatattatcattggcttaaatatattttgtgtttttttcattttcatccttgtaaattattttttttgttttagtcattgcaaaatgtgtttgttttatttttcgttCTTAAAATACTTTAGATAGCACTTTgaattgtaaaaatatattttaaataggaaaaaaaatattaactaaaatactttaaggaagaaaaacaaaaagaaacacaTTTTGTAAgaagtaaaacaaaaataaaaaaaactaaattacaaaaataaaaaatatatttaaaccttattTTTGTCGCTATTTTATGTACTAGAGGCTAGTCCCAATTGTTATGTAGTTAGTTTTAGGCCTATAATTCCCAAAAGTTAGTTTATGGGAAAAAGGTTGCCTTTGTTATATACTTTATTTTGGTTGTGCTACTATTTAATATGAGACTTCCAATACAAATTTTAACGCCGAAGGCCTAATATTTTGagcataaaattttcaaaagttaaatatttacatgttatacatatttatataataaaatacatgaaaatatgaaattatataaaatgatttcattcaaaaaacataaaggaATTCACATGGGTAAAATGTTCTTTTTCGTgttaatcatcaaattaaaaacttatcaattaAGGGTATGAAAACATTTCCGACTCAAATTAGGACTgttcaagtttacaaaagaactcaagttaagtagcataataaaataaagtaaaatgacaTGTTTAGAATATTATGCAACTGAAATAAAAACTCATGTCTCAATGTCACATTCTATTAAAGAATTGTGTTTCGATGTCCTCCAACACGAGGTTCCCTAAAGCAATCCACCTAGTCATCTCctccacgaacacaaggttcgaaattatcacatgatccaaacacaaacacaaggagagtgaattatcacattcctaaacaaataaagataaatgaagacacatatataatatcaatataacaagctcaacttagcacaatttgtataattttaccACTCATTATGTAACATCAATTGTcccaaggatttaatcacaaaatcacatttcacaccttcacattaatcatgtgttcaaaacaacaaatctcaagtacaacacaacatctcacacaattcattaccCACCATCATGTAgcaagtcacaatgatcattacacatgTGTTATGtaacagatacactaag
The nucleotide sequence above comes from Glycine soja cultivar W05 chromosome 11, ASM419377v2, whole genome shotgun sequence. Encoded proteins:
- the LOC114376538 gene encoding mitogen-activated protein kinase 15-like — translated: MLPDQRKKSSVEVDFFTEYGEGSRYRIEEVIGKGSYGVVCSAYDTHTGEKVAIKKINDIFEHVSDATRILREIKLLRLLRHPDIVEIKHILLPPSRREFKDIYVVFELMESDLHQVIKANDDLTPEHYQFFLYQLLRGMKYIHTANVFHRDLKPKNILANADCKLKICDFGLARVAFNDTPTAIFWTDYVATRWYRAPELCGSFFSKYTPAIDIWSIGCIFAELLTGKPLFPGKNVVHQLDLMTDLLGTPSLEAIARVRNEKARRYLSSMRKKKPVPLSQKFPNADPLALRLLEKMLAFEPKDRPTAEEALADPYFKGLAKVEREPSAQPVTKMEFEFERRRITKEDVRELIYREILEYHPKMLKEFLEGSEPTGFMYPSAVDHFKKQFAYLEEHYGKGGTVTPPERQHASLPRPCVLYSDHSMQNTSEVADDLSKCCIKEVEKQPIDSSSAIPMSRLPLQAPQNIQGVAARPGKVVGSVMRYNNCGVAGTAEAEQRRVVRNPSVSAQYAASSCSYPRRNSGYKSERGTEEGGIEGSNGLQPKPQYMARKVAAAQAGPGGQWY
- the LOC114376539 gene encoding guanylate kinase 3, chloroplastic-like, with translation MWTSSSIYSECSMLRRLLCTSLPRLPLKPQSSSLTILNSSLTQNQKQKQKPLSSHTIKSFSTSKMGDAPRPLSVPIPTLEKAERSDLLRALEASMGSPFSSEPLSPNPNSLIIVISGPSGVGKDALISRLRDNSRLALHFVVTVTTRPRRPAEVDGKDYIFVSKEEFLGMVEREELLEYALVYGDYKGVPKQQIRECLAKGCDVVLRVDIQGAATLKKVLGKSAVFVFVAAESEMALVERLVDRKTETVESLLVRIGTAREEMKHVKNFDYVVVNAKGKLDNAVKLMESIIDAEKARVSQRTPLL